The stretch of DNA CGTTATGCGAATGGCTCCGGATCGAAGCGGTCGCATGAATGCCAGCACGGGAGGAGCGTCCGACGGTCCCGGAATGACCGGGAAGGGCGCGAAACCCACGGTCCGGTTCTGCGTGCGACGGCATTCCGATCTGACGTAGTCTGGCCGAAAGCGGCCCGTCTGCATCGGATAAGGTCAGTTGTGAAAGGGGACAGGCTCCTGCCGCCGCTTGGCAGCCGCCCGGGATGTCATCGACGAGGCATCACTTACGAGATCATATTAGACCTTTGAAAACCTTGCGGCTGCGCCGATGAGCTCATCTCCTGTCCTCGCCGTTCCGTCGGGGACGATGGCGGCGTCAATCGACATAGACACCCGCCCCCACGAGTGCATCGACGCCGTCGACGCGCGTCGCGCAGATGTAGCTCCACTTCACGTGGGCATGGGACTGTCCGGGCTTGGGGAACATGTAATCGACCCAGCCGGAGCCGAACGTCTTGACGACTTCGATGAAGTCTCTGTGGAACCGCTTTCCGTCAGCATCGCGGTCGTCGAGGAAGTCCCGTTCTTCGCGGTCCGGGCGAGCGGCGTTGAACAGCACGATGCCGTTCATGTCGACCACGAACAGGTAGACATCCGCGTATCGCCAAGAGCTGCCTTTCGTCCTGAAGTCCGCAAAGGCTTCGCTGCCCCGTTCCACTAGAACGTCGGAGGCCTTGTTGACCAGGGACTCGATCTCCGCCGCTTGATGTGAAATTGGGAATTTCCCCCGCCCGAGAACAGGAGATGGGGCGACCAGGATCAGCAACATCAGACATGCCGCCAACGTCTTGAACATGTTGCCGCCTCCCGTCGCGTCATTTCGATGAGGCACGATGCGAGTTCAGTTCCGGCGTGGCTCGAACCAGTCCCGCGTGACATCTGGACCCGACCGCTGCGTGCGTCACCCAGGAGGCTCGCCGGAAGCACGCCCGTTCCGGAACGGCCCGGCAATCCGGGCCAGCGGGGTCTAAGAAGTCCTGCTGGGAGCCTTGACGCTCACTCGCGTGTTCGACCGGCGGCAGAGGCCACGTTCGTGCGCCGCCTCGCCTGATAGAGACCTGCCGATTTCCGAACGGCGCCTCAAGCGGAGGATAGGGCGCCGCGCCTAGGCAATACGCCTGACTTCATCAGGCATAGAACCACGCGTCGGTCAGCCCGCGTACAGGCAGGACCGGGGTGCGCCGAACCCTACAGGCGCGACCTATTCCGGCATTCGAAATCGCGCTGAAGCGGGTCCCGCATAGAGGTGGCCGTCAGGGCCGAATGCACCGGCGAATGCCTGTCCTCCTGTCGTTTCCGCGCAGACGAGATCATGATTTGAAATCTCCGTCACCGTGCATCCCGACGTTGCCGCCAGCGCGCCCGGGACGAGCCGGAAGTCGCCGCGCTCGGGTGCCGTGAAGCCCGGATTGCCGGCACGTCCGTGGGACTCGATCCGGTGCTCGCGCTGGAGCGCGATCGGAAAGCCGTTGCTGCTGACATCGTAATCGAAGACGCTCGCGAGCGCCGGGAGATCGCGTCCGGACTCGTCGACGGGCAGCCACCGGAAGCAGTCGAAGAACGGCAGCGTTCCGGTCTCGCCGAGATAACGGGCGAGGCCGTCCCCGCCGACCACGCCGCGTCCGCAGGTGCTCACATCGAACGTCTCGGGTCTCGGCCGGCACACTTCCTTATCGTAGCCGGGCACGCCGTCCTCGCAGAACAGCAGGGCGTTGTTCCAATGCCTGACATAGGCGGCCGCGCCGATCGCGGTCACGGGCGAGCGCAGGTACCAGCTGTTGTTGAACAGGTAGATCGCGCCGCGCTCCGCATAGCGGTAGGTCCCGGGCTCCGCATCCCGCGGCGGGAGCGCGAGCTTGACGACGCGGCCCTGGAGGCTGGCCTCGCAGGTCTGATCGAGCGGATCCATCCAGGAGACGGCACCGCCCGGACCGATGCTCTCGACCCCGACGGGAAGCCAGCGGGCGCGCGGGAAGTCGTACCGGCGGTCCAGCTTCGGATCGAACGCCCCCCCGGCGGCCGGTTTGTCGACGGGATGGCGTGTGCAGGGCGGCGGGAACGGTGAACGATCCGGCAAGGCGGTCGCGGGGACGTCGTCGAACCAGCCGCGATTGCTGTAGATGTAGATCGGGCCGCCCGCCATGTCGTCGAACGAGAACCACGCGTGGGCATTGACGATCCGGTTGCGGTAGATCCGAACGTCCGTCGCCCAAGTCTCCAGTTCGACGGGGTTGTCGCGCACGTAGGCGAACAGGTTGTCGTAGATCCAGATGTCCTGATTGAACGGGCAGGTCTCCGGCGAGAGATCCGCAGCCTTGCGGTCATCGCAGGCGGCCGCCTTCAGCCGCACGCCATTGTAGGCCGAAACGACCGTGTTGCGGCGAAAGATGATCGGCCCCCGCACATCGGTTGCGCCGAGGAGCGCGCCGTTGAAGTGATCGTAGGCGCCGTGATGGCTGACGCCCCAAGGAATGCTCCGCCAGAGCAGGCCTGGGCAACCGAGCGGGCTGACGCGGCCGTCGGCGCAGCGGAACGGCCCATCGCGCGTCAGGGCCGCGGCGTCGAAGCCGCTCGCGTCTTGCACCCATGTCACGTCCTCGACCACGAGAGAATCGACAGGGTGCTCCGGGCTGCCACGCGCCGCGAGACCGTAGCTGCTTCCGATCACGAGCGAGCGGCGCAGCGTGACGCGGCGGCTGCCGATCGCGCGGACAGCCGCGAGCCAGCACCCGTCGAAGGTCAGATCCTCGATCGTGACGCCGTCCCCCCGGTCGATATCGAGGCAGGCCGCCTCCGCAAGCCTTCCGGCACGGCCGATCGGTATGGCGAGCCGCGAGCGGCGGCTGCGCTCGCGCTCGCCGGTCGAGGCCGGCATGGTCAGGGCACCGAGCAGATCCGGAGTCCGGGGGGCCGCAAGGGCCATCGCGAGGCCGCCGCAGGCCTGCTCGACATCGTCCTCGGGCATCGGGCAGCCGCGTATCTCCTCGACCGTGCGTCCAACCAGTCGCGTGCGCTGACCAAGCCCCCTGATTAGAACCGGCGGCGCGTCCCGCTGTCCCAGTCCGGTCAAGACGATCCGCTCGCGGTAGAACGCTGCAACCGCCGGATCCGGATTGTCGGCGAGGAGTTGGACGACGTCGCCCGGGCTCAGTCCCCGCATCGCCGCAGTCGAGAAGGCTTGCGTCTGCGGGGTGACCATCCGGCCGTCCGCACCGTATCCCGGTCCCGATCCTGAGGGCGTAACGTAGATCGTCCGTGCTACGGCACCCTGCGCCCCCAGGCAGAGCAGCGCCGCCGCGAGCACGCGCCGCGCGCGGCGGCTGCCGGGGGACGAGCGGAGCCGGGCCGTCGGGAGGCCGATCGCGGCATCCGCTCCATCAACGAAAGCCATCGTCGGCGCCTCGACCATGCCGGTGCGGACAGGAGATGCGATCAACAGGCCCGGGACCCGCGCGAACCCGGCACCGGAACGTCGGGCCGGTTACTTAGCCGGCACGTGCTCGACCTCGATCTCCGCCGGGGCGGCGCGCTTGGCAGCCTCGTAGGCATCCCGATAGCCGCGCGCGACGGCACGCACGCCGCGTCCGATATCGGCGTAGGCCTCGTCGGACAGGTTGGCGAGGGAGACCCGCAGGGACCAGTCGGGCGCTTCGAACCCGCCGCCGTTGAGCAGCACGATGCCGTGGACCTCGGCCAGCCGGAAGGCGAGGTCTAGCGGATGGACGTTGCGCTTCAGGTAGGCCACGGCTTCCTCGCCGATGTTCTTGCGCGCCCAGAACTCGAAGTCGATCAGCCCGTAATAGGCATCGTAATTCGGGTTGGGCGTGAGCTGGAGGCCGAGCCCCTCGATCATCGACCAGGCGCGCCGGTTGACGATCTCCATGCAGGCGTCCTGATAGATCTTGTTCTCGTCCATCAGTTCGGCGAGCGAGAACAGGCTCATCATCACCTGCTGAGGCAGGGAGAGGCCGGCGGTGTGGTTGAGCGCGATGTCGCGGCTGTCGGCCACGATGCGGTCGATGAACTTGAGCTTGCGCGGCTCCAGGGTCAGCGGCCCGTAGCGCTTGTCGAGATCCGCGGTCACCTCGGGCGGCAGCTTCGCGATCGCCGTGTCGAAGATATTGTCCTCGTGGATCGCGATCGCGCCGAGCCGCCAGCCGGTGCAGCCGAAATATTTCGAGAACGAGTACACACCGATGGTGTTGTGCGGCAGCTCCGCCATCAGCGATCGGAAATCGTGCACGAACGTGCCGTAGACATCGTCGGTCAGAATCATCAGATCGGGCCGCTTGTCCCTGACCAACCGGGTGATCTTGGCGATCGTCTCCGGGCTCAGCGCCATCCCGGTCGGGTTGCCGGGATTGACGACGAAGAAAGCCTTGACCTTGGGATCGAGCAGCTTGTCGATCTCGGCATCCGTGTACTGAAATTTGTTCTCCTGCGGCGCCTTGATGTGAACCACGTCGAGGGCATAGTCCTCAAGATGCGTCATCTCGAGATAAGGCGTGAAGATCGGCGTGCCGAGGGCGATCGTATCGCCCGGCATCAGGAGCCGGTTGGCCTTGAGCGACTTGAACAGGTAGCACATCGCCGCCGTGCCGCCCTCGACCGCGTAGATGTCGAACCGGCCGGGCGGCTTGCGCGACCCGCACATCGCCCACATCAGGTATTCGTGCACGATGCGCTCGTTGTGGACGAGCATCCGGTCGGGAACGGGGTAGTTGTCTCCGACGATCGAGTCGACGAGTTCGTGCACGAAGGCGTCCGGCTCGAAGGCGAATGTCTTCGTCGCGTAGGGAACGAGGGCGGTCAGGAAGTCCGCGCCGGGCTGATCGGCACGCTGCTGCAGCCAGGCCGCGAGCCGCTCCGCGCTTCCGGTCGCCTGCGGCATGCCGCCGAGCCCGGCCGGGTGAGTCATCACGCGCCGGCTCTCGCTCATTGCGAATTGGCCGAGGAGGAAGAAGGCGTCTCGCGGCGTCGTCGCGACCCAGTTCGGATTGCCCCGCCCCGCATTGAGGAAGGCCGATTGTGTCCGGCGCGACGTCGACTTGGCCAGCTTGATCAGTTCGTCCTTGATCTCGAATGGGCTAAGCGACTCGAAATCCCGTAGATCGAACGATTCTGCCATGACAATACTCCCCGTCGCGGGTTGTCTCAGGAAAAGGCGAGCACGATCACCATGCCGTAGATGGTGAGCACAGTGTTGCCGATGGCGTAGGGCATGCCGTAGCCCAGGGCCGGGATCTTGCTCTTGGCGGCTTCCTGGACCATGCCGAGGGCCGCCGTGGTGGTCCGCACGCCCGCGCAGGCGCCGAACAGGATCGCCGGGTGAAACTTGAAGATGTACCGGCCGATGTAGACCGACAGGACCATCGGGATAGCGGTCGCGAGTGCCCCCCAGAGAAGAAGACTCAAGCCCACGGCCTGGACGCCCGCCACGAAGCCCGGACCGGCGCTGATGCCGACGACGGCGATGAAGATGTTGAGGCCCAGCGTATTCAGCAGCCAGAGGGCCGGTCCCGGGATGCGTCCGAAGACCGGGCGGATGGTTCGCAGCCAGCCGAGCACCAGACCGGCGAGCAGCGCGCCGCCGGAGGTCGACAGGCTGATCGGGATGCCGCCGAGCTTGTAGCTCAGGGCGCCGACGAGGCCGCCGAGGACGATACCGGCGGCGAGGAAGGCGATATCGGTCGTCTCGACCGTCCGGTCCGGGTAGCCGAGTTGCTCAATCGCCGCTTCGACGTGGCGACGGCCTCCGGCGAGCGTCAGGATGTCCCCGCGCAGGATCTCGGTCCGCGGCAGCACGGGGATCTCGACCATGTTGCGCATGATCTTGCGCAGATAGACGCCGCGTGCCCACTCATGGCTCGCAAGCGCCTCAAGGGTCATGCCGGCGACGGCGCGGTGCGTGACGAGAACGTCGACGACCTCTGCCGGAACATTGAGGAGTTCCCGGTCCTGGACCTCCTCCAGCATGGGATTGAGGGTTTCGACGAGGCGCTCGCGACGTCCGGAGACGGCCACGACGTCGTCCGGCCGCAGCATGGTCTCGCCATCGGCCTCGATGATCTGATCGCCGCGCCGCACGCGCTCAACGAAGACGCGCATCCCCGGCCATATGTCCCGCACCGGACGGCCGACGATGCTGTCGTCGTCGGGTACCCGGTAGGCCCGCAACTCGATGTGACGGATCGCCGAGATGAGGCCGCCCTCGCTCACCTGACCGCCCATCGTCTGCTCGTAGTCTTTGCAGGCCTTCTCGAGATCGACGCCGATCAGCTTCGGTCCGAGCTGCGCCAGGATGATCGCCGACCCGATCGTCCCGAAGATGTAGGTGACCGCGTAACCGATCGGGATCTGATCGAGATAGGTCTTGGCCTGGTCGGCCGGCATGTCGAGCCGCGCGATCTGGTCGGATGCGACGCCGATTGAGGCCGAGATGGTCTGCGAGCCGGCGTACATCCCCGCCGCGTAGCCGAGATCGAGGCCGGCGAGCTTGGCGCAGAGCACGGGTGAGAGCAGGCAGAGGACCAGGACGACGAGCGAGAAGCCGATCTGCCGCGGGCCCTCTTTGGTCAGGCCGCTCACGAATTGCGGCCCGACTCCATAGCCAACCGCGAAGATGAACAGGATGAAGAAGGTCGACTTGACGTTGGGCGAGATGGCGATCCCGAGCTGCCCGATGGCGACGGCGGCGAGCAGGGTCGCGGTGACATTCCCGAGGCTGAAGCCCGCGATTTTCCGAGGACCGATTGCAAACCCGATCGCCAGGGACAGGAAGATCGCCAGCTCGGGATAGGTCTGAAAGGTTCTGACGAGCCAATCGGCCATAGGATGTTTCCCTATCCGGTCGCTCGCCTTCGCATCAGCGATTCCAGGCGCGCGGATGACAGCTGCCAATATTGCGGCAACACCCACCAGATCCCGCCGCGGTGTGAACCCGGACGGAAGCTATGACGGCCAGAATCTATAACGGCACAGATACGATCCGCTTGATCATTCGTGACAGAGACAGATCTCG from Methylobacterium sp. PvR107 encodes:
- a CDS encoding cache domain-containing protein, whose translation is MFKTLAACLMLLILVAPSPVLGRGKFPISHQAAEIESLVNKASDVLVERGSEAFADFRTKGSSWRYADVYLFVVDMNGIVLFNAARPDREERDFLDDRDADGKRFHRDFIEVVKTFGSGWVDYMFPKPGQSHAHVKWSYICATRVDGVDALVGAGVYVD
- a CDS encoding bifunctional aspartate transaminase/aspartate 4-decarboxylase, with amino-acid sequence MAESFDLRDFESLSPFEIKDELIKLAKSTSRRTQSAFLNAGRGNPNWVATTPRDAFFLLGQFAMSESRRVMTHPAGLGGMPQATGSAERLAAWLQQRADQPGADFLTALVPYATKTFAFEPDAFVHELVDSIVGDNYPVPDRMLVHNERIVHEYLMWAMCGSRKPPGRFDIYAVEGGTAAMCYLFKSLKANRLLMPGDTIALGTPIFTPYLEMTHLEDYALDVVHIKAPQENKFQYTDAEIDKLLDPKVKAFFVVNPGNPTGMALSPETIAKITRLVRDKRPDLMILTDDVYGTFVHDFRSLMAELPHNTIGVYSFSKYFGCTGWRLGAIAIHEDNIFDTAIAKLPPEVTADLDKRYGPLTLEPRKLKFIDRIVADSRDIALNHTAGLSLPQQVMMSLFSLAELMDENKIYQDACMEIVNRRAWSMIEGLGLQLTPNPNYDAYYGLIDFEFWARKNIGEEAVAYLKRNVHPLDLAFRLAEVHGIVLLNGGGFEAPDWSLRVSLANLSDEAYADIGRGVRAVARGYRDAYEAAKRAAPAEIEVEHVPAK
- the aspT gene encoding aspartate-alanine antiporter, translated to MADWLVRTFQTYPELAIFLSLAIGFAIGPRKIAGFSLGNVTATLLAAVAIGQLGIAISPNVKSTFFILFIFAVGYGVGPQFVSGLTKEGPRQIGFSLVVLVLCLLSPVLCAKLAGLDLGYAAGMYAGSQTISASIGVASDQIARLDMPADQAKTYLDQIPIGYAVTYIFGTIGSAIILAQLGPKLIGVDLEKACKDYEQTMGGQVSEGGLISAIRHIELRAYRVPDDDSIVGRPVRDIWPGMRVFVERVRRGDQIIEADGETMLRPDDVVAVSGRRERLVETLNPMLEEVQDRELLNVPAEVVDVLVTHRAVAGMTLEALASHEWARGVYLRKIMRNMVEIPVLPRTEILRGDILTLAGGRRHVEAAIEQLGYPDRTVETTDIAFLAAGIVLGGLVGALSYKLGGIPISLSTSGGALLAGLVLGWLRTIRPVFGRIPGPALWLLNTLGLNIFIAVVGISAGPGFVAGVQAVGLSLLLWGALATAIPMVLSVYIGRYIFKFHPAILFGACAGVRTTTAALGMVQEAAKSKIPALGYGMPYAIGNTVLTIYGMVIVLAFS